A genomic segment from Tessaracoccus defluvii encodes:
- a CDS encoding MMPL family transporter yields MMTTRKARVLIPVALILIWLVGAGIGGPYFGRVGEVAQNDQSSFLPASAEATVVGQRYLDFVGDDQIPAIAIFAAADPLTEEQLTSLGSAVTEAGEIDGVASSSPLIPSEDGLAAQAFLGIDSEADLVDTVTELRDAITAELPAGVEFHVTGPAGFTSDLVDAFGGIDGLLLIVATSLVLVILLIVYRSAILPFAVLATSLFALCVALLTNWWLAKAGILTLTGQTQGILFILVIGAATDYSLLYTARYAEELRRHPSRGVATRAAIKGVIEPILASGGTVIAGLLCLLLSDLGSNRSLGPVASIGIVFAMASALTLLPSLLYLLGRTAYWPRRPLFDPDRTDEQQTHTGVYARIGTFVKGRPRLVWIVCALLLAAGAAFVPTLRADGVPPSDFVLGASDARDGQALLGKHFPGGSGSPAYVLTDEDRLQSVADVLLAHDGVASVSVIAADSPSGSAPVTVDGVQPLGPPGTPAPAPTVSEGQVMLLATLSDAADSDAAIDTVVTLRQDLSGSAEIGGTTATDLDTRTTSQRDRAVIIPLVLIVILVILIFLLRSVLAPVLLILTTALSFGTALGTAAIVFNHILKLPGADPSVPLYGFVFLVALGIDYNIFLMTRVREETLRHGTREGVLRGLAVTGGVITSAGIVLAATFAALAVIPILFLLQLAFIVAFGCCSTPSLCARCSCPPSSTTSAPPSGGRRG; encoded by the coding sequence ATGATGACCACGCGGAAGGCGCGGGTCCTCATCCCCGTCGCCCTGATCCTGATCTGGCTCGTCGGCGCAGGGATCGGGGGGCCCTACTTCGGGCGCGTGGGCGAGGTCGCCCAGAACGACCAGTCGAGCTTCCTTCCCGCCTCCGCCGAGGCCACCGTCGTCGGGCAGCGCTACCTCGACTTCGTCGGCGACGACCAGATCCCCGCCATCGCCATCTTCGCCGCGGCCGACCCGCTGACCGAAGAGCAACTGACCAGCCTGGGCTCCGCCGTCACGGAGGCAGGCGAGATCGACGGCGTCGCTTCCTCCTCCCCGCTCATCCCGTCCGAAGACGGCCTGGCCGCCCAGGCCTTCCTCGGCATCGACTCCGAGGCTGACCTGGTCGACACCGTCACCGAGTTGAGGGACGCGATCACAGCCGAGCTTCCCGCCGGTGTTGAGTTCCACGTCACCGGCCCCGCCGGCTTCACGAGTGACCTCGTCGACGCCTTCGGCGGCATCGACGGCCTGCTCCTGATCGTGGCGACGTCCCTGGTGCTCGTGATCCTGCTCATCGTGTACCGGTCCGCGATCCTGCCGTTCGCCGTCCTCGCCACCAGCCTCTTCGCGCTCTGCGTCGCGTTGCTCACGAACTGGTGGCTGGCCAAAGCCGGAATCCTGACGCTGACCGGCCAGACCCAGGGCATCCTGTTCATCCTCGTCATCGGGGCGGCCACCGACTACTCGCTGCTCTACACCGCCCGCTACGCAGAGGAGCTGCGCCGTCATCCGTCGCGCGGCGTGGCAACCCGGGCCGCCATCAAGGGCGTCATCGAGCCCATCCTCGCCTCCGGCGGCACCGTCATCGCCGGCCTCCTGTGCCTGCTGCTGAGCGACCTCGGCTCCAACAGGTCACTCGGCCCCGTCGCGTCGATCGGCATCGTGTTCGCCATGGCGTCGGCGCTGACACTGCTCCCGAGCCTCCTCTATCTCTTGGGCCGGACGGCCTACTGGCCGCGACGCCCATTGTTCGATCCCGATCGAACGGATGAACAGCAGACCCACACCGGCGTCTACGCGCGGATCGGCACGTTCGTGAAGGGGCGCCCCCGCCTGGTCTGGATCGTGTGCGCACTGCTGCTCGCCGCCGGTGCCGCCTTCGTGCCGACGCTGCGCGCCGATGGCGTCCCGCCCAGCGACTTCGTGCTGGGCGCCTCCGACGCCCGCGACGGCCAGGCCCTGCTCGGGAAACACTTCCCGGGCGGCTCCGGCTCCCCCGCCTACGTGCTGACCGACGAGGACCGGCTCCAGAGTGTCGCCGACGTCCTCCTCGCCCACGACGGCGTGGCCTCCGTCAGCGTGATCGCGGCCGACTCCCCGTCCGGCTCCGCCCCGGTCACGGTCGACGGCGTCCAGCCGCTCGGCCCGCCAGGGACCCCCGCGCCGGCGCCGACCGTGAGCGAGGGCCAGGTGATGCTGCTCGCCACGCTGAGCGACGCGGCCGACAGCGACGCGGCCATCGACACCGTCGTCACCCTGCGGCAGGACCTGTCGGGCAGCGCGGAGATCGGCGGCACCACCGCCACCGACCTCGACACCCGCACCACCTCGCAGCGCGACCGGGCCGTGATCATCCCCCTCGTGCTGATCGTGATCCTCGTCATCCTGATCTTCCTGCTGCGCTCGGTCCTGGCGCCCGTGCTGCTGATCCTGACGACGGCGCTCAGCTTCGGCACCGCCCTGGGAACCGCCGCGATCGTGTTCAACCACATCCTGAAGCTGCCAGGGGCCGACCCGTCGGTGCCTCTCTACGGGTTCGTGTTCCTCGTGGCGCTCGGCATCGACTACAACATCTTCCTCATGACCAGGGTGCGGGAGGAGACGCTGCGCCACGGCACCAGGGAGGGCGTCCTGCGCGGCCTGGCGGTGACGGGCGGCGTCATCACGTCGGCCGGAATCGTGCTGGCCGCGACATTCGCGGCGCTGGCTGTCATCCCGATCCTGTTCCTGCTTCAGCTGGCCTTCATCGTCGCGTTCGGGTGCTGCTCGACACCTTCGTTGTGCGCACGCTGCTCGTGCCCGCCCTCGTCCACGACATCGGCGCCCCCGTCTGGTGGCCGTCGCGGCTAG
- a CDS encoding DUF2975 domain-containing protein has translation MTTAPTGPFGQCLVQRRLADLVLPAPAPAACHTVWSDLDDPAVPLWARVAFVAIGGLGVLTMQVFAVCIWRLLTLVRRGSVFSEASFRYVDVIVGAFAAASVLALALGVLLAPGGVAPGMVGLICGASLVLAGIALLVLVMRRLLRQAIEQAGEVRTLRSELDQAV, from the coding sequence GTGACCACGGCGCCCACCGGCCCATTCGGCCAGTGCCTGGTACAGCGGCGTCTGGCTGACCTGGTCCTGCCAGCGCCAGCCCCAGCCGCCTGCCACACGGTCTGGAGCGACCTGGACGACCCCGCGGTCCCGCTGTGGGCGCGCGTCGCCTTCGTCGCCATCGGTGGCCTCGGGGTGCTCACGATGCAGGTCTTCGCGGTATGCATCTGGCGCCTCCTGACGCTGGTGCGGCGTGGGTCGGTCTTCTCGGAGGCGTCCTTCCGGTACGTCGACGTCATCGTCGGTGCCTTCGCGGCGGCATCAGTGCTCGCGCTCGCGCTCGGGGTGCTGCTCGCCCCAGGCGGTGTCGCCCCCGGGATGGTCGGGCTCATTTGCGGGGCCTCCCTGGTGCTGGCGGGCATCGCGCTGCTGGTGCTCGTGATGCGCAGGCTGCTCCGGCAGGCCATCGAGCAGGCCGGCGAGGTGCGCACCCTGCGCTCCGAGCTGGATCAGGCCGTCTAG